CCGCGTGGGCACCCCGGCGCAGCCGTTCCTGCTCGTGGCCGACACCGGCAGCGACCTCACCTGGATCAAGTGCCACcgcgccgcggcctcctccaAGAACGCCTCGTCGCTCCCGGCGACCGCCTCCCCTCGCCGCACGTTCCGCCCCGACAAGTCCAGGACGTGGGCGCCCATCCCGTGCTCGTCCGCCACCTGCAAGGAGTccctccccttctccctcgccgccTGCGCCACTCCCGCCAACCCGTGCGCCTACGACTACCGGTCagtcccaccaccaccattctCTTCTCATTTCTTATCATCCGCATCCCGCATTTTGCTCCTCCCTAATACAGAACGTTAGCCCGCGCATTCCTTATACCGCTAAATCTCGCGCGTAATGGCGATTCAACGGcgaccgatcgatcggtcCGGGTGGGCCGCGGTTTGTTCATGGCATTGATGAGatgcgagcagcagcagcagcagtcgcTATTAGTGGCTGGATGGTGGGCGAGTCGGATCTCGCCTCGCCAATACGCTCAAGACCATCCATGGCAATTGCAGGAATCAGACACCCAGCGGGGCCGCGTTTAATGCGGCGCCATCGATGCACGCAGCAGctctctgctctgctctgggCAGCAGCTCCGGCCTGTCTCTCCACAGCGATCACTCCCCTTCTCTGTCTAATTACCAGTAGTAGTAGAGCACGGCATTGATTAGTTCCGGCAAGTAGAATACACGATGCAACTCCTCCTATGAAAGAGACGGGGAGTCCGATCTCAATCGCAGCTCCGGTCGAATCTGTTTTGCTCTCGTCGGATCGTCGCTTTCCCGGGGAGCAGTCATTGATTTCGTCGACTTGTCATGAGGTGTGGCGTTTGCTCAGACTCATCGGCTCATCGCGTCTGCTTCTTTCCCTTCCCCCGCTAAGCTAATCCGAGCTGTCAGTCCGTCACTCGCACACGCGCGAGGGCCAATCCATCATCGCGTGTGCTCAGCTCAGGAAAGGGATTAGCCGAATCACGCCTTGATGCTGATCTCCGGGCTCTGGAAAAAAGCGAGAGCTTTAGACACAGAGAGACCGATCACATCAGCTGCATCCCTGTGCTGCATTGGATCCTAGTAACACCGGAGGAAAAGGACGCACCTCCCATCTCGGCACAGGATATCGATATGCATGCCTGCCCCTGGCCCGGCCGTCCTCCATGTACTAGTAtttgtttgctgctgctgcatgcctGCATGCACGTTGCCGGTGTTCATTCCTAGGCCAGCCATTTGTTGTTTACtcgggagtttttttttttaattagcacTGGAACAAAAGGAAGAGGCGCAACGACGTCGTAGAACGGCAGGAGAGGAGCTTAGCTGCGGCCTGCGGCTCATCGAGGATGGTGTAGCAGCGAGTGCTCTCCCGGCTTTGTTTTTCCTCTCTTCGCCATGTGCAAGGTGGATTGGGCTATACTCCATTAGTGTCTGTTTCTGTCAGCACATTGAACATATTCCTTAGGAAAGTGGAGGGCGTAAACATCTACTACTAAATCACATATCATCCAGGCGTTTATCCTTTCCTTTTCGTTGCCACCAAGAGATATGTGCACAATTTATCATCACCTCCAAAGCACATACTCTAATCAGACCTTTGGGATTCCACAAAATACTGTGAACTCTCGAGACTGGACAGGCGTCATGGAGACATCGAGTTCGAGTACGTGGCGCACAACAATGTGTCCCAGTCCCACGAAACGGCCAAAAGAACAGCAAGAGACCGCCCACATTGTCATAGTTTTGGATTTTTGCTTTGTCGTGAACCAAGGGAGTTTAGTCTGTTCTTCTGTAAGGGAAGATACCATGTGGCGGGTTGGGGTTTGGAATTGGACGacccaaaaaacaaaatgctaCCTTTAATCTGCATAAATAGTGTTTGATTTTGTTAGTGTAATTTTTCTCGTCTTCTATCTGCGCAAAAGTAAAAACAAAACTTGTTTCTTACACGATCTTTGCTATCAACTCTCACAATTGATCTATTGGTCCTCCTGGAGAGACGGAGAAAATGTAGCCCCACATAAGATTGTTTGTGTATTGTCTTAAGAGTACTGTTGGACCATACCTGGGCGGTTGGGCCACGTTCTCCTTGGTCAAAGCTTGTTTTGACCGTCATAAATtaactaaggggttgtttagtcggcaaaaatttttgctaaagggatcacatcaaacgtttgaccggacgtcggaaggggttttcggacacgaatgaaaaaataaatttcagattccgccggaaaaccatgagacgaatcttttgggtcaaattaatccatcattagcacatattagttactgtagcacttgtggctaatcatgtcctaattatgctcaaaagattcatctcacgattttcccgtaactgcataattaattttaatattcatgtatttttaatactttatttaggcgtcaaaaaattcgatgtgatatttttggaaaaaaaatttgggaactaaacgaggcctaacCCTCCGGTTCAAAGGTAACTGTACTACCTGAACACAAAGAGATACCAGTACTTTTAAGAAGCACAAACATAGCTTGGAATGGAGTTGAGCTGATACTAAACATCATTTGCACCGTGCCACCGTCCACATCCTGATATCATGACATTCGACAGCTTAATCAGGTCGCATTGTGGCCCGAAAACTCTAACAGACAGCTTCCCGCATAGTTAACTCTTACCGTAAGTGCGGTTACCGTAGACTGTTAGCTCCGCTTCTTGGATGCTATGCGATACAGTTCACGGAAGGACATGGCTTTCCACTTGCTCAATGATTGTGCTGTAGAGGATTGCATTTGCTTCAAGGATGTGCTAGCTTGCAAGGCAGtccttgtgtgtgtgtgccaCTTGTGTTGCCTTTCGGGTGTCCAAGCATACTCCATACTGCACGCGTGAATGTCTggcgtgttttttttttttgggaagcAATCACTCGGCCAAACTTTGTAGTTTTCAGGATGTAGTTTGATGTTGACGATAATTGAAGCATGGTATAACATTACCTGGGAAATCTGCAATGTTTTGTTAGAGTCTAAAGTGGATTCCTAGATGATGTTTAGGCAGTGGCGCGATCCTTGAATCGCGCCATGTGCCATGCTGTCAGTGCCATCCTGCACGTAATTAACCGCGTGTATTTTGACTTGCTCGATCGGCGGCAGGTACAAGGACgggtcggcggcgcgcggcacggTGGGCATCGACTCGGCGACCATCGCGCTGGCGGGTCGCGCGGCGAGGAAGGCGAAGCTGCGGGGCGTCGTTCTGGGCTGCACCACCGCCTACAACGGCCAGAGCTTCCTGGCCTCCGACGGCGTGCTCAGCCTCGGCTACAGCAACATCTCCTTCTCGTCGCACGCCGCGTCGCGCTTCGGCGGCCGCTTCTCCTACTGCCTCGTCGACCACCTCGCCCCGCGCAACGCCACCAGCTACCTCACCTTCGGGCCCAACCCGGCTTTCtccaccaccgcgccgccgacgccgggcACCGCCTCGTGCAAGCCCGCGCCCCCGCCCGCCGACGACGCGCCCGGGGCGCGCCAGACGCCGCTAGTGCTCGACCACCGGACACACCCTTTCTACGCCGTCACCATCAGGGGCGTCTCCGTCGCCGGGGAGCTTCTCAAGATCCCGCGCGCCGTCTGGGACGTCgagcagggcggcggcgccatcctCGACTCCGGCACGAGCCTGACGGTGCTGGCGAAGCCGGCGTACCGCGccgtggtggcggcgctgaGCAAGAGGCTCGCCGGGCTTCCCAGGGTGACCATGGACCCGTTCGACTACTGCTACAACtggacgtcgccgtcgggcaGCGACGTCGCCTTGCCCCTGCCAATGCTAGCCGTGCATTTCGCCGGGTCGGCGCGCCTAGAGCCGCCAGCGAAGAGCTACGTGATCGACGCGGCGCCCGGTGTGAAGTGCATCGGTTTGCAGGAAGGCCCGTGGCCGGGCCTGTCCGTCGTCGGCAACATCCTGCAGCAGGAGCACCTCTGGGAATACGATCTGAGTAACCGACGGCTCAGATTCAAGAGGTCGCGGTGCACGCACTGATTGAACGTGCTCATCGTTCCCTCcacttcttttattttttttcccccttgtggTGGTTGGTGGTCTGGCtgattttttgtgttttacCCGTGTTCAGATACTAATGCAATGAGAAATGTATGGTGCAAAAAAGTGGTAATCTGTAATAagttttcctttcttttatttcaccCGTCTGTTCCTTCTCATTTCGGCGAATATAAGTGTATAGTTTTTCTTCGTCCAAACACGTGCCTTGTGCCCTCGTCACCTATTCACCTTGCAGGAACTCTATTCTAGGAAGTGCGAATAGCTGGTACTGTTATTGAACATTCAATCTACGGTCAATTTTTTGTGTTGTTCAAACAAGTTCCTAAACTCTATCATAACTTAATCTAGTTAAGTTCATAAACTTTGTCATAGCTTAACATAGTTTATGGACGCAAAAATCATTATGTGGACACGCTATGTCATACTCTCATATAACGCATTAGATACACATGGTATATCCAACATAATACAAATCGATGTTTCAGTTCATACACACACGGTTTCTATAGtttgttcaaaataaattaggagGATTGTACAAGCAAGATTATTGACTGTGCTtcgtttattttctttcttttttaggtGCCCATCCTTTGACTTATTCAAGaatgtatttgtaaataagaaaataaattgtaaataaattttttatatatgtgttcttaccGATCTAGaagtaaaaactaaaaataatctacgGTAGTAAccctaaatcaactctaaatttaaaattgaaaatttaaattttgacttataagcataaacacaaATGGAAAGATGAGGTGCAAGGGAATATTGACTATTCATCCTTCTAGAAGAGTAAAATGTTAGGCTGTTGGGAACGAATCCATAACATTTTGGGGCTTGGATCGCTCATGCCTGCTTCAGCGTCGCAACATATCACACTCCACTGCAAATCGGAAATACTAAGGATTTGTTTTAGCTATAAACTGAACTTTTAAGTAAAAGAAACATAAGcttaaacaaaacaaacaatttttattGAGTTCTTTAGAAGCCATAAACCATTGTTATACTATTCTCcaaaagttatttttgagTATGTTTTTTGACTTCTTTCGAGTTAAGGTAGCACCCTactattaaatttgaaatttaagatGTTCACCCTATAAAccatataagccaaaaaaaatgagcTAAGAGCCTTAAAAAAGGGCCTAAATAGGTTGCTCAGTTTGAGAAGCCCAGACTGAAAAGCCCAAGAAGAGGATGCGAGTCAAACAGAGGAAGTGGCCAGCGGAAAGTCCAGAGATCGAACCGGAGAGGCGGAGTCGCGGAGGCCCCGACGAAAAATGGAAGGCGCCGGAGCACCCGcacagccgccggcgccgcacccggcggtggcgccgctgGCGTTCCTGCTGGGCAAGTGGCGCGGGGAAGGCGAGGGAAGCTTCCCCACCATCGCCCCCTTCCGCTACGGCGAGGAGCTCCTCT
This is a stretch of genomic DNA from Oryza brachyantha chromosome 1, ObraRS2, whole genome shotgun sequence. It encodes these proteins:
- the LOC102720760 gene encoding aspartic proteinase NANA, chloroplast-like — encoded protein: MAGRRRVILLVVAAALVVGAASAGASGKSARFELLRLAPVASLADLARMDRERMAFIASRGRRRAAETASAFAMPLSSGAYTGTGQYFVRFRVGTPAQPFLLVADTGSDLTWIKCHRAAASSKNASSLPATASPRRTFRPDKSRTWAPIPCSSATCKESLPFSLAACATPANPCAYDYRYKDGSAARGTVGIDSATIALAGRAARKAKLRGVVLGCTTAYNGQSFLASDGVLSLGYSNISFSSHAASRFGGRFSYCLVDHLAPRNATSYLTFGPNPAFSTTAPPTPGTASCKPAPPPADDAPGARQTPLVLDHRTHPFYAVTIRGVSVAGELLKIPRAVWDVEQGGGAILDSGTSLTVLAKPAYRAVVAALSKRLAGLPRVTMDPFDYCYNWTSPSGSDVALPLPMLAVHFAGSARLEPPAKSYVIDAAPGVKCIGLQEGPWPGLSVVGNILQQEHLWEYDLSNRRLRFKRSRCTH